A window of the Glaciimonas sp. CA11.2 genome harbors these coding sequences:
- a CDS encoding NCS2 family permease, with the protein MMEPQLQSPPTGSFKASGLDAAGIDPAIGVVPETGTGRIDKYFQITARGSTQRREIIAGVTTFLAMVYSVFVVPDMLGKAGFDVSAVFVAVCLTTAFGSLIMGFWARLPIAVGCAISLTAFTAFGLVLGKGITPAVALGAVFLTGLVFTAISVTGVRSWILQNLPAGVAHGTGVGIGLFLLLIASNDVGLVVKNAGPGLPVALGHITSFPVVMSIVGLAAIFGLERRRVPGGILLVVIGISIIGLIFDPAVKFTGVFAWPALSSPGHASLIGAMDIKGALSMTVLPSVLALVMTAVFDATGTIRAVAGQAGQVSENGYILNGGRALTADSLSSIFAGFVGGAPAAAYIESTVGTAAGARTGLTAVVVGLLFLGVIFFSPLAGLVPSYATAPALMYVGLLMLGSVSKMHMEDTVDAMAGLVCAVFIVLTCNIVTGIMLGFCTLVIGRIVSGEYRKLTFGTVAIAIVLAVFYGGGWAI; encoded by the coding sequence ATGATGGAACCACAACTTCAGTCCCCGCCGACAGGTAGTTTTAAAGCTTCCGGTCTTGATGCCGCTGGCATTGACCCAGCTATCGGGGTTGTACCCGAAACAGGAACCGGCAGGATAGACAAATACTTTCAAATCACTGCACGCGGCAGTACGCAGCGTCGTGAAATTATTGCCGGGGTCACCACCTTTTTGGCAATGGTCTACTCGGTGTTCGTTGTGCCGGATATGCTGGGCAAGGCCGGGTTTGATGTTAGCGCCGTATTTGTCGCCGTATGTCTGACTACCGCCTTTGGTTCTCTAATAATGGGTTTCTGGGCGCGTTTGCCTATCGCGGTTGGTTGTGCGATTTCGTTGACGGCATTCACTGCGTTTGGCTTGGTGCTCGGCAAAGGCATAACGCCAGCTGTCGCTCTTGGTGCAGTCTTTCTGACTGGTTTGGTCTTTACGGCTATTTCAGTGACCGGCGTGCGTTCATGGATTCTGCAAAATTTGCCTGCCGGTGTCGCCCACGGAACGGGTGTCGGTATCGGTTTGTTCTTGCTATTGATTGCGTCAAACGACGTAGGTTTAGTAGTTAAAAATGCCGGTCCTGGATTGCCAGTGGCACTTGGCCACATCACCTCTTTTCCAGTCGTGATGAGCATCGTTGGACTGGCGGCTATCTTCGGTCTTGAACGTCGGCGTGTGCCAGGCGGTATTTTACTAGTCGTCATTGGCATATCAATCATCGGATTAATATTTGATCCAGCCGTTAAATTTACGGGTGTGTTTGCATGGCCAGCGCTTAGCTCTCCGGGTCACGCCTCATTGATCGGCGCGATGGATATCAAAGGCGCGCTGAGCATGACAGTATTGCCGAGCGTGCTGGCGTTGGTCATGACTGCAGTGTTCGATGCCACGGGTACCATTCGTGCGGTGGCCGGACAGGCTGGACAAGTCAGTGAAAACGGCTACATTCTCAACGGTGGTCGTGCACTGACAGCAGACTCACTCAGTTCAATATTTGCTGGCTTTGTCGGTGGTGCACCTGCTGCTGCGTATATTGAATCCACCGTCGGCACAGCCGCTGGCGCTAGAACCGGTCTTACTGCAGTGGTGGTGGGCTTGCTGTTTCTCGGGGTTATCTTCTTCTCGCCATTGGCTGGCCTGGTGCCTTCCTACGCCACTGCGCCCGCATTGATGTACGTCGGATTATTGATGCTTGGCAGTGTCAGCAAGATGCATATGGAGGATACGGTCGATGCGATGGCTGGACTAGTTTGTGCCGTATTCATTGTCCTGACATGCAATATCGTAACGGGCATTATGCTCGGCTTCTGTACCTTGGTAATCGGCCGCATTGTTTCAGGCGAGTACCGCAAGCTAACATTCGGCACAGTCGCCATCGCGATCGTTCTGGCAGTATTTTATGGCGGTGGCTGGGCAATTTAA
- a CDS encoding DEAD/DEAH box helicase → MLPNNAPVSMGHFRPRLTLQTLSRGDGLLGMKPSGPFGPRGGLVTVVRIMWTYTNDEGLYWETPAPIALLNRRPSSSQYAEDALGQRVLTRNFDAEADALDRVWDVGLHPLPSENLQWRTASDGQEFASLWTLVQEGFFGDFWADQLPMLQAEGWSVVVHPGFAHESVAVDAWHLTVSTETGEIRNKEVISRMRNRPQALTALSQPSGESWMLTLGIEIDGEILDLTPLLANLLQRDARWLDARRLALIDDDAVILLRTPNGKRIAAEAAPLKVIVGSMLDLLTDPDRKDGPLQLSSWDAYRLEAMRLHLMNTQAQRAGKHGAWQLRGDVGLRELAQRLQQSSGPQPIEAPSGLGVTLRPYQLHGVAWLQYLRAQNLAGILADDMGLGKTAQALAHLLIEQQSGRLDRPVLIVLPTSLVFNWQSEAKRMAPSLRVLTLQGPNRKQDFFRIADHDVVLTTYPLLWRDRTILEAQDFYMLILDEAQTVKNAAARSANAVRRIKARHRLCITGTPLENHLGELWTQFDFLMPGFLGDARSFMRLWRKPIEVSGETLRAQLLAQRIRPFILRRRKDEVATELPAKIEVIKRLQLQGQQRALYESVRVAADEHVRRILKRKGFSGGQITILDALLKLRQVCCDPYLLKGIQHAKTMERAKLEMLRDMLPSLVAEGRRILVFSQFTELLGMLEAELKLLGIPWLALTGKTPPAKRGALVAQFQSKTVPILLISLKAGGVGLNLTAADTVIHMDPWWNPAVEEQATARAHRIGQEHVVFVYKLVIEGSIEERILDLQVRKAALAEGVLGSDGALAQKFNTEDLQFLLAPLHSATGAGSSS, encoded by the coding sequence TGACGCTGCAAACTTTAAGCCGTGGTGACGGTCTTTTAGGGATGAAACCATCTGGTCCATTTGGCCCCCGTGGCGGGCTAGTGACGGTCGTGCGTATCATGTGGACTTATACCAATGATGAGGGCTTGTATTGGGAAACCCCTGCGCCAATCGCGCTATTAAATCGACGCCCTTCATCATCGCAATACGCCGAGGATGCATTAGGGCAACGCGTGTTGACACGCAATTTTGATGCAGAAGCTGACGCATTGGATCGCGTGTGGGATGTCGGTTTGCACCCGCTCCCCAGCGAAAATTTGCAGTGGCGCACGGCTAGCGACGGGCAAGAGTTCGCCTCACTTTGGACGCTTGTACAAGAAGGTTTTTTTGGTGATTTCTGGGCCGACCAGTTGCCGATGTTGCAAGCGGAAGGTTGGTCGGTGGTAGTGCATCCAGGCTTTGCGCACGAAAGCGTGGCGGTGGATGCGTGGCATCTCACTGTCAGCACGGAAACCGGCGAAATACGCAATAAGGAAGTGATTTCGCGCATGCGGAACCGGCCTCAGGCTTTAACAGCATTAAGTCAACCTTCCGGTGAATCGTGGATGTTGACGCTAGGTATAGAGATTGACGGAGAAATACTGGACCTGACACCGTTACTAGCGAATTTATTGCAACGTGATGCACGCTGGCTTGACGCCAGAAGACTGGCGTTGATTGATGACGATGCAGTGATCCTGCTACGTACGCCAAACGGAAAGCGGATTGCGGCGGAGGCCGCGCCGCTTAAGGTAATTGTAGGAAGCATGCTGGACTTGCTGACCGATCCGGATCGTAAGGATGGTCCGCTACAACTGTCATCCTGGGATGCTTATCGTCTCGAAGCGATGCGTCTACATCTGATGAATACGCAGGCGCAACGCGCAGGCAAGCACGGCGCCTGGCAATTACGTGGAGACGTCGGATTACGCGAGTTGGCGCAACGATTGCAACAATCGTCTGGCCCACAACCGATTGAGGCACCATCCGGCTTGGGTGTCACTTTGCGGCCGTATCAGTTACATGGTGTGGCGTGGTTGCAATATCTGCGCGCGCAAAATTTGGCTGGCATCCTGGCGGATGACATGGGCTTGGGGAAGACCGCTCAGGCGCTTGCTCATCTACTGATAGAACAGCAATCTGGTCGACTGGATCGTCCAGTATTGATTGTCCTGCCCACCTCGCTCGTCTTTAATTGGCAATCTGAAGCAAAACGCATGGCACCAAGTCTGCGTGTTCTGACGTTGCAAGGGCCAAACAGAAAGCAGGATTTTTTTCGCATAGCAGATCATGATGTCGTCCTGACGACATATCCTTTGCTGTGGCGTGACCGAACCATCCTCGAAGCGCAAGATTTTTACATGCTGATCTTGGATGAAGCACAGACCGTTAAGAATGCCGCAGCCCGCAGTGCGAACGCCGTGCGCCGTATAAAGGCGCGTCATCGTCTCTGCATTACAGGCACACCGTTGGAAAACCATCTCGGTGAGTTATGGACGCAATTCGATTTTTTGATGCCCGGTTTTTTAGGAGATGCGCGCAGTTTTATGCGCTTATGGCGCAAGCCAATTGAAGTAAGCGGTGAAACGTTGCGGGCACAGTTATTGGCGCAACGGATACGGCCTTTTATCCTGCGACGACGCAAGGATGAAGTCGCCACTGAGTTACCCGCCAAGATCGAAGTGATCAAACGTTTGCAATTACAAGGCCAGCAGCGCGCGCTTTATGAAAGTGTGCGTGTGGCCGCTGACGAGCATGTGCGGCGTATATTAAAGCGCAAGGGATTTTCTGGAGGACAAATCACCATCCTCGACGCATTACTCAAACTACGACAAGTATGTTGTGATCCATATTTACTAAAGGGAATACAACACGCCAAAACAATGGAACGCGCCAAGTTAGAAATGCTGCGCGACATGCTGCCGTCGCTGGTCGCCGAAGGTCGTCGCATTCTGGTATTTTCTCAATTTACTGAATTACTCGGCATGCTCGAAGCTGAGCTCAAGCTATTGGGAATCCCTTGGCTTGCCCTGACCGGCAAGACGCCGCCAGCAAAGCGTGGTGCATTAGTCGCGCAATTTCAAAGTAAAACCGTACCGATTTTGTTGATTAGTCTAAAGGCTGGCGGCGTCGGTTTGAACTTGACCGCCGCAGACACCGTTATTCACATGGACCCATGGTGGAATCCGGCTGTTGAAGAGCAGGCTACGGCCCGCGCGCATCGTATTGGGCAAGAGCACGTGGTATTCGTCTACAAACTGGTGATCGAAGGCAGTATCGAAGAAAGAATTTTAGATTTACAAGTTCGCAAAGCAGCGCTGGCCGAAGGAGTGCTGGGCAGCGACGGCGCATTGGCACAGAAATTTAATACGGAAGATCTGCAATTTTTGTTAGCGCCGTTGCATTCGGCCACGGGAGCCGGCAGCAGCTCTTAA